A window from Candidatus Rickettsiella viridis encodes these proteins:
- a CDS encoding riboflavin synthase subunit alpha — protein sequence MFTGITQGLFRVNTVLKREGLLHYTVILNGNLVKGLKQGASVAIDGVCQTVVSIDGLEVGFDAMLETLSKTTLSELAINKKVSVERSIGLDDEIGGHEVSGHVFEKGEIIAKKNTNNNLCLTIQCSDKCFSFIKTKGFIAVDGSSLTVGVVNKAENSFEVYLIPETLRVTNFGNKNVGDHVNLEPDMKTMILVEAVQSHFADIYHRLEKIENQLKVK from the coding sequence ATGTTTACTGGTATCACACAAGGCTTATTTCGCGTTAATACAGTGCTTAAACGAGAAGGGTTATTACATTACACCGTGATTTTAAATGGAAACTTGGTAAAAGGTTTAAAACAAGGTGCAAGCGTCGCGATTGACGGCGTGTGTCAAACAGTCGTTTCTATTGATGGACTTGAGGTGGGCTTTGATGCGATGTTAGAAACCTTATCTAAAACCACCTTAAGTGAACTTGCTATTAATAAAAAAGTGAGTGTAGAAAGAAGTATCGGTTTGGATGATGAGATAGGCGGCCATGAAGTCAGTGGGCACGTGTTTGAGAAAGGCGAGATTATTGCAAAAAAAAATACGAATAACAATTTGTGTTTAACAATACAATGTTCGGATAAATGTTTTTCTTTTATTAAAACCAAAGGTTTTATTGCCGTGGATGGTTCTAGTTTAACGGTTGGGGTAGTGAATAAAGCAGAAAATAGTTTTGAGGTTTATTTGATTCCTGAAACATTGCGCGTCACTAATTTTGGCAATAAAAATGTTGGCGATCACGTTAATCTAGAGCCCGATATGAAAACGATGATTTTAGTAGAAGCAGTACAATCGCATTTTGCTGATATTTACCATAGATTGGAAAAAATAGAAAACCAACTTAAAGTAAAATAG
- the phrB gene encoding deoxyribodipyrimidine photo-lyase: MKGLVWFREDIRIHDNTALYQAAKSCTDGIVGIFVIDAGLWRQHRMAACRVRFMLSGLEELSASLQKRNIPLVIVQVNKTTDIAKIFQEYMKKYNLGTLFFNRQYELNELRRDKQICDYLQKKYIQCNSYHDQTILAPGTVLTKKSNYFTVFTPYRKAWCYQLMNQENKIKINPLPKKNKNLIVQSTEVPSHIIGFSTKIIWPSGEKEARRRLKQFIKNSLFNYQKYRDFPACFATSQLSPYLSAGMISARECFLSAIFANNGELMTGSKGAITWMTELIWREFYKHLLCAFPRLSMHKPFQLKTEKLPWRFNSKQMLAWKNGKTGYPIIDAAMRQLNQTGWMHNRLRMIVAMFFTKNLFFDWRLGEDYFISHLIDGDLAANNGGWQWSASTGTDAAPYFRVFNPIRQSERFDPKGDFIKKYCPELKAFDTHAIHDPYGRAPDLAKRCKYPKRIIDLNVSRRAAIKAFKML; encoded by the coding sequence ATGAAAGGTCTTGTTTGGTTTCGAGAAGATATACGTATTCATGATAATACGGCACTTTATCAGGCAGCTAAAAGCTGCACGGATGGCATCGTCGGTATTTTTGTTATTGATGCTGGTTTATGGCGGCAGCACCGTATGGCAGCTTGTAGAGTCCGGTTCATGTTATCTGGATTAGAAGAGTTGAGTGCTTCCCTCCAAAAGAGAAATATCCCGCTTGTAATTGTACAAGTTAATAAAACAACTGATATTGCTAAAATATTCCAAGAATATATGAAGAAATATAATTTAGGGACTTTATTTTTTAATCGGCAATATGAGCTCAACGAACTTCGTAGGGATAAACAGATTTGTGATTATTTACAGAAAAAATATATCCAGTGTAATAGTTATCATGATCAAACTATTTTAGCACCAGGAACAGTGTTGACGAAAAAAAGTAATTATTTTACTGTTTTTACGCCTTATCGAAAGGCGTGGTGCTATCAACTAATGAATCAAGAAAATAAAATAAAAATAAACCCATTACCTAAAAAAAATAAAAATCTAATTGTTCAGTCGACGGAAGTACCTAGCCATATAATAGGATTTTCTACCAAAATCATTTGGCCTTCTGGCGAAAAAGAAGCACGACGTCGTCTAAAACAATTTATAAAAAATAGTTTATTTAATTATCAAAAATATCGGGACTTTCCTGCTTGTTTTGCAACAAGTCAATTGTCGCCTTATTTAAGTGCGGGGATGATATCAGCAAGGGAGTGTTTTTTGTCAGCCATATTTGCAAACAATGGTGAGTTAATGACAGGAAGTAAAGGTGCAATTACTTGGATGACTGAATTAATTTGGCGTGAGTTTTATAAACACCTATTGTGTGCTTTTCCTAGACTTTCCATGCATAAACCGTTTCAATTAAAAACTGAGAAATTACCATGGCGGTTTAATAGCAAGCAAATGTTAGCTTGGAAAAATGGAAAGACGGGTTATCCAATTATTGATGCAGCAATGCGACAATTGAATCAAACAGGTTGGATGCATAATCGTTTACGTATGATAGTGGCGATGTTCTTCACTAAAAATTTATTTTTTGATTGGCGTTTAGGTGAGGATTATTTTATAAGCCATCTAATTGATGGTGACTTAGCTGCAAATAATGGTGGATGGCAATGGAGTGCTTCAACTGGTACGGATGCGGCGCCATATTTTCGTGTTTTTAATCCTATAAGGCAAAGTGAGCGCTTCGATCCGAAAGGCGACTTTATTAAAAAATATTGTCCTGAATTAAAAGCGTTTGATACACATGCTATTCATGATCCTTATGGCCGTGCGCCAGATTTAGCAAAGCGCTGTAAATATCCAAAACGGATTATCGATCTTAATGTTTCGAGGCGAGCAGCAATTAAAGCATTTAAGATGCTTTAA
- the waaA gene encoding lipid IV(A) 3-deoxy-D-manno-octulosonic acid transferase — translation MRYLYTIIFYLLLPFILLRLWVKSRKNPVALKFWHERLSIGLRPVPQQGIWLHAVSVGESMAAIPLIKGLQQRYPNIPVIVTNETIGGVNCIHAGLGSRVTQLYFPYDLPCVLKRFFKTLKPRLLILMETELWPNLLVAAHQNQLPVVLANARLSARSARRYRLILPLMQAMLRGISKVIAATQADADRFVDLGLPRERVHVTGSIKFDLELPPQLNEQAQALREHWGNDRLVWIAASTHEGEEEQILEAFSQLRKKLANVLLVSVPRHIDRADRLKNFYQSHGYQVIKRSENKPCSATTDIFVGDTLGELLLFYAAADLAFIGGSLVKKGGQNPLEPAAVGLALLTGPYTFNFALITEQLKQRGVEIQINTAKELEEQVITLLSDLQKRKQMGSAAKNFIEENKGSLQKHLKLIENLIHEN, via the coding sequence ATGCGATACTTATATACAATAATCTTCTATTTATTGCTGCCTTTTATCTTATTGCGTTTATGGGTAAAAAGTCGTAAAAATCCCGTCGCACTTAAATTTTGGCATGAACGCTTAAGTATAGGATTACGCCCAGTACCGCAACAGGGGATTTGGTTGCATGCCGTATCCGTTGGGGAGTCAATGGCGGCTATTCCTCTGATCAAAGGGTTACAGCAGCGTTATCCCAATATCCCTGTGATTGTGACGAATGAGACGATTGGTGGGGTAAACTGTATTCATGCGGGACTAGGAAGTCGCGTTACACAGCTTTATTTTCCTTATGATCTTCCCTGTGTTTTAAAAAGATTTTTTAAAACACTCAAACCGCGTTTGCTCATTTTAATGGAAACAGAATTGTGGCCTAATTTGTTAGTAGCAGCACATCAGAACCAGCTGCCTGTGGTGCTGGCTAATGCCCGTTTATCAGCGCGATCAGCAAGACGTTACCGCCTTATTTTGCCTCTGATGCAAGCGATGTTAAGAGGTATTAGTAAGGTGATTGCGGCGACACAGGCGGATGCGGATCGGTTTGTTGATTTGGGATTACCACGAGAGCGAGTCCATGTGACGGGTAGTATCAAATTTGATTTGGAGCTTCCGCCGCAACTCAATGAACAAGCTCAAGCATTGCGCGAACATTGGGGAAACGATCGACTGGTTTGGATAGCAGCGAGTACCCATGAGGGTGAAGAAGAGCAGATATTAGAAGCTTTTTCGCAGCTAAGAAAAAAATTGGCTAATGTGTTGTTAGTTTCAGTACCTCGGCATATTGATCGCGCGGATCGTTTAAAGAACTTTTATCAAAGCCATGGTTACCAGGTAATAAAGCGTAGTGAGAATAAACCTTGTTCTGCTACCACAGATATTTTTGTAGGCGATACACTGGGAGAATTGCTTTTATTCTACGCAGCGGCTGATCTTGCTTTCATAGGAGGGAGTTTGGTAAAGAAAGGTGGGCAAAATCCACTGGAGCCCGCCGCCGTGGGATTAGCTTTGCTAACAGGCCCTTACACGTTTAACTTTGCATTGATTACAGAGCAGTTAAAGCAGCGCGGTGTAGAAATTCAAATTAATACCGCCAAGGAATTGGAGGAGCAGGTTATTACGCTATTATCTGATCTACAAAAACGTAAACAAATGGGTAGTGCTGCAAAAAATTTTATTGAAGAAAATAAAGGCTCATTGCAAAAACATCTAAAACTGATTGAAAATCTCATACACGAAAATTAA
- the djlA gene encoding co-chaperone DjlA, protein MNIWGKLIGGFFGFLLAGPFGLILGVFIGHLFDRGLSRNQGWTFSSINPSVAQQVFFDSTFSVMGHIAKLDGRVSEAEIQAARAIMTRLGLTETMRKKAIDLFNQGKQRSFDLEKTLKHLVQTCHRNKVLLKLFVEIQMQSALAEQPISRDKQKVLQKIYQYLGFTPINFSFFEHIFNFEQAFRQQSSQQQQKGHYQHQSSHSRHQLNLRDAYAILGIPESASPAEIKKAYRKLMSQHHPDKLVSKGLPEEMIKIATEKTQNIKAAYERICAAKGI, encoded by the coding sequence ATGAATATATGGGGTAAGCTCATCGGGGGGTTTTTTGGGTTTTTACTTGCTGGCCCATTCGGACTCATACTCGGTGTTTTCATTGGGCATCTATTTGATCGGGGACTTTCTAGAAATCAGGGCTGGACTTTTTCCTCCATCAATCCTTCGGTTGCACAACAGGTTTTCTTTGACAGCACATTTTCGGTCATGGGGCATATCGCTAAATTAGATGGACGTGTGTCAGAAGCTGAAATTCAAGCGGCACGTGCCATTATGACTCGGCTAGGTTTAACGGAAACCATGCGCAAAAAAGCCATTGACTTATTTAATCAAGGCAAACAGCGCTCTTTTGATTTAGAGAAAACCTTAAAGCACCTTGTCCAAACCTGTCATAGAAACAAAGTATTACTGAAGCTGTTTGTGGAAATACAAATGCAAAGCGCATTGGCCGAACAACCTATCAGTCGTGACAAACAGAAAGTATTACAAAAAATTTATCAATATTTAGGCTTTACTCCCATTAACTTTAGTTTCTTCGAGCATATATTCAATTTTGAACAAGCCTTTAGGCAGCAGTCTAGCCAGCAACAGCAAAAAGGGCACTACCAACACCAATCATCTCACTCCCGACATCAGCTGAATCTGCGCGATGCCTATGCTATCTTAGGGATTCCTGAAAGTGCTTCACCAGCGGAAATTAAAAAAGCTTATCGTAAGTTAATGAGCCAGCATCATCCTGATAAACTTGTATCAAAAGGACTCCCGGAAGAAATGATAAAAATTGCAACCGAGAAAACCCAAAACATTAAGGCCGCTTATGAACGCATCTGCGCGGCGAAGGGGATATAA
- the rpe gene encoding ribulose-phosphate 3-epimerase: protein MYPCKEYVISASILSADMGHLAKEANAVLKAGANWLHVDVMDNHYVPNLTFGPMVCEALHKHLPHAFLDVHLMVEPIDALIRGFAKAGAKQISFHPEASNDVTKNLQQIHVLGCNAGLAINPKTDLNYLNAVWDQLDFILMMSVNPGFAAQPFIPEVLDKITTVKQLIQEKNLNIRLGVDGGIKENNIATVANAGANTFILGSAIFNSADYSETLHKLRHALTSKEK, encoded by the coding sequence ATGTATCCGTGTAAAGAGTATGTGATTTCGGCTTCCATTTTATCTGCTGATATGGGTCACTTAGCTAAAGAAGCCAACGCTGTATTAAAGGCAGGGGCCAATTGGCTACATGTTGATGTCATGGATAATCATTATGTACCCAACCTCACTTTTGGACCGATGGTTTGTGAGGCATTACATAAGCACCTTCCGCATGCTTTTTTAGATGTACACCTGATGGTAGAACCAATCGATGCATTGATCCGTGGTTTTGCTAAAGCAGGTGCCAAACAAATCAGTTTTCATCCCGAAGCAAGCAATGATGTCACTAAAAATCTACAACAAATTCATGTGTTAGGATGTAACGCAGGATTAGCTATCAACCCAAAAACCGATTTAAACTACTTAAATGCTGTTTGGGATCAGCTGGATTTTATACTGATGATGTCTGTCAATCCTGGATTTGCTGCGCAACCCTTTATACCTGAGGTTTTAGATAAAATAACTACTGTTAAACAGCTTATTCAAGAAAAAAACCTAAACATCCGTTTAGGCGTCGATGGCGGTATAAAAGAAAATAATATTGCGACCGTTGCAAATGCGGGCGCTAACACATTTATATTAGGCTCCGCTATTTTTAATTCAGCTGATTATTCAGAAACACTCCATAAACTTCGGCACGCTTTAACAAGCAAGGAAAAATAA
- a CDS encoding LPS-assembly protein LptD, with protein MKRNEYNGNTRNSVSDKSVISLRAIACLFIAGGLITPVSAATAESTSVAHELGWIPDKLSICRGSYLDPLHAYAKMSLANFDQAFTHIDAAQSHFSFEGTSTLSGHVVITQPGRVLYADKVYFYRDPVSGKITNMDLRGEIKIHEPNLLIKAKKAHLDIDKQSGSITDIIYRILLRSSTILFGTNEKMPINAWGTASNAEQNYPGLITLYDANYTTCAPTNPVWQLSAKKIILNRDTGRGKAYNTWLDFKGTPIFYSPYIGFPIDDRRQSGFLFPNLNNTTQSGIGIGFPYYWNITTNYDFLFTPTFLTKRGIQLNGELRYLTRKSEGRITATYLPHDRAATKLADQIPFLYPNTNPLIFPRDNRRSLTWQEQRQWSPRWSSFVDFNWVGDDYYVEDFSNPNTIAINQLAQHAEINYSGDIWNFTTRLMRYQTLHPLNQAPVNNPYNSLPEIDLSSSTQSFHGFNYQLSNQLNYFQALNNPGELVPPPQALRLNIQPSISYPILDKSYYIIPRIQLSLTHYNIRNQVPGYKSAIQRTTPLFSIDSGLYFDRQFDWGTHAYQQTLEPRLFYLYVPYRDQNNIPIFDSALIPFSYDNLFLTNRFSGYDRIGDANQISFALTTRLLDQTTGAEKLRASIGEIYYFENRRVGLCSPLQNQLSTAGTLCANPFVVGATSPTAEFSPLAGQLNYNLSSKWSTTADIAWDPSSHEIINAAANVQYHPYPNQLFNINYGRIRFGDVLLTNPPTPPNSSQNDFNRLGFSFATPLKNQWSTVGGWNYNFSHNYSQSFFYGLQYDSCCWAFRAVAGRTFYALNQNSDPIFNNVIYFQWQFKGLSTIGISDITSFLTSNIPGYTDNFQSSANLL; from the coding sequence GTGAAACGTAATGAATATAACGGCAACACACGGAATAGCGTAAGCGACAAATCGGTAATTTCCTTACGCGCTATTGCTTGTCTATTCATTGCGGGCGGCCTTATAACGCCAGTCAGTGCAGCAACTGCCGAAAGCACATCCGTTGCACATGAGCTCGGCTGGATACCGGATAAGCTAAGTATTTGTAGAGGCTCCTACCTGGATCCTCTGCACGCTTACGCTAAAATGTCTTTAGCCAACTTTGATCAAGCTTTTACTCATATTGATGCGGCACAATCTCATTTTTCATTTGAGGGCACTTCCACTTTAAGTGGGCATGTTGTTATTACACAACCAGGACGCGTTCTGTATGCGGATAAAGTCTATTTTTATCGTGATCCTGTCTCCGGTAAAATTACTAATATGGATTTACGTGGTGAAATTAAGATCCACGAACCTAATCTATTAATAAAAGCTAAAAAGGCACATTTAGATATTGATAAACAATCCGGTTCAATCACGGATATTATTTATCGCATTTTATTGCGTAGCAGCACTATCTTATTCGGCACAAATGAAAAAATGCCTATTAATGCTTGGGGAACCGCAAGCAATGCAGAACAAAATTATCCGGGCCTGATTACCTTATATGATGCAAATTATACCACCTGCGCACCAACCAATCCTGTTTGGCAATTATCTGCGAAAAAAATAATATTAAATCGGGATACGGGACGAGGTAAAGCCTATAACACCTGGTTAGATTTTAAAGGAACTCCTATTTTTTATAGTCCTTATATTGGGTTTCCCATTGATGATCGTCGCCAATCCGGTTTTTTATTTCCCAATCTGAACAACACCACACAATCCGGTATTGGCATTGGATTTCCTTATTATTGGAATATTACAACAAATTACGATTTCTTATTTACACCGACATTTTTAACTAAACGCGGAATACAATTAAATGGGGAATTGCGTTATCTCACGCGTAAAAGCGAAGGAAGAATAACAGCGACTTATCTTCCCCATGATCGTGCTGCCACTAAACTTGCAGATCAAATTCCTTTTCTTTACCCGAATACGAATCCGCTTATTTTTCCTCGTGACAATCGACGTTCACTCACTTGGCAAGAACAACGCCAATGGTCACCTCGATGGTCCAGCTTTGTTGATTTTAATTGGGTGGGAGATGATTATTATGTAGAAGATTTTAGCAATCCAAACACTATTGCTATTAATCAGCTCGCTCAACACGCTGAGATAAATTATTCAGGGGATATCTGGAATTTCACAACACGTTTAATGCGCTACCAAACACTTCATCCTTTGAACCAAGCACCGGTTAATAATCCTTATAACAGCCTGCCCGAAATCGATTTAAGTAGTAGCACACAGTCATTTCATGGATTTAATTATCAATTGAGCAATCAACTCAATTATTTTCAAGCGTTAAACAATCCTGGTGAATTAGTTCCACCGCCGCAAGCATTACGCCTGAATATTCAACCTTCTATCAGCTATCCTATTCTAGATAAAAGTTATTACATCATTCCTCGCATACAACTAAGCTTAACGCATTACAACATTCGTAACCAAGTGCCGGGATATAAAAGTGCGATTCAACGCACAACACCGTTATTTAGCATTGATAGTGGTTTATATTTTGATCGTCAATTTGATTGGGGTACTCACGCTTATCAACAAACCTTAGAGCCTCGCCTCTTTTATTTGTATGTGCCCTATCGCGATCAAAATAATATTCCTATTTTTGATAGCGCGCTCATCCCTTTTAGTTATGATAACCTTTTTTTGACGAATCGATTCAGTGGCTATGATCGAATCGGGGATGCAAACCAAATTAGTTTTGCTCTAACCACTCGACTGCTCGATCAAACGACTGGAGCAGAAAAACTCAGAGCAAGTATTGGTGAAATCTATTACTTTGAAAACAGACGTGTGGGTTTGTGTAGCCCGCTACAAAATCAACTGAGCACGGCAGGAACATTGTGTGCTAATCCCTTTGTCGTAGGCGCGACCTCACCCACAGCCGAGTTTTCGCCCCTTGCCGGCCAGCTTAATTACAACCTCAGCTCAAAGTGGAGTACAACGGCCGATATCGCCTGGGATCCTTCCAGTCATGAGATTATTAATGCAGCGGCTAATGTACAATATCACCCTTACCCAAACCAGCTCTTTAACATTAACTACGGACGTATTCGTTTTGGTGATGTGTTGCTAACAAATCCTCCCACACCACCTAACAGCTCACAAAATGATTTCAATCGGCTTGGCTTCTCTTTTGCGACGCCACTTAAAAATCAGTGGAGTACTGTAGGAGGATGGAACTATAATTTCAGCCATAATTATTCACAAAGCTTTTTCTATGGACTTCAGTACGATAGTTGTTGCTGGGCATTTCGTGCCGTCGCAGGTCGTACTTTTTATGCTTTAAATCAAAATAGTGACCCTATTTTTAACAATGTTATTTACTTCCAATGGCAGTTCAAAGGCTTGAGTACCATAGGTATCAGTGATATAACCAGCTTTTTGACAAGTAATATTCCTGGCTATACGGATAACTTCCAGTCTAGTGCCAATCTTTTATAG
- a CDS encoding peptidylprolyl isomerase — MHHFKKFVSLVILLSSLLVSMASAAETLDRIVAVVNTHVITQQQLNEQIELARQQAQAENKPIPTAASFRTEVLNHMIDTELQRQLAETAGMKVDEAGLDKTIASIAQRNGLTVGELRSRLEQENIPYAKYRQKIREQLITARLQQDEVGQKITVTPQEITDALAHMPKPNSGNAAYHIEDLLVPLPNNPSSNVLATTKQAALSLLQQAKSGRSFQQLVEQPQNASLSLSGGDLGWRPLNELPDIFQSSVQSLKPGEIAGPIQAQNGFHLIRLLESRGSSATAPRTVTSTHVRHILIKTSPLVSNKQAEQRLREIRAEILRGGNFADLAKKYSQDPGSAVKGGDLGWTLPGTFDPTFETQENKLPLNQLSLPFQTQFGWHLIQVLGREQKLQTTESLTREQAAQWVYQKKFQQALQNWLRQLRRQSYVKIM; from the coding sequence ATGCATCATTTTAAAAAATTTGTTTCTCTTGTTATTTTATTAAGCAGCTTGCTTGTTTCAATGGCTAGTGCCGCTGAAACCCTGGATCGTATTGTTGCCGTCGTTAATACACACGTTATCACGCAGCAACAGCTTAACGAGCAAATAGAATTAGCACGCCAACAAGCACAAGCCGAAAATAAGCCTATCCCTACTGCCGCCAGTTTTCGCACGGAAGTTCTTAATCATATGATCGATACTGAATTACAGCGTCAATTAGCTGAAACGGCCGGTATGAAAGTGGATGAGGCGGGTTTAGATAAAACAATCGCAAGCATTGCCCAGCGTAATGGTCTCACTGTTGGAGAATTACGTAGTCGACTCGAGCAAGAAAATATACCTTACGCAAAGTATCGACAAAAAATACGTGAACAATTAATTACGGCTCGTTTACAACAAGATGAAGTGGGCCAAAAAATTACTGTGACCCCACAAGAAATAACCGATGCGCTTGCACATATGCCAAAACCTAATTCAGGAAATGCCGCTTATCATATTGAAGATCTGCTAGTACCACTTCCAAATAATCCATCATCAAACGTTTTAGCCACGACCAAACAAGCAGCTTTATCTCTGTTGCAACAAGCAAAAAGTGGCCGCTCTTTCCAACAACTGGTGGAACAACCACAAAATGCATCATTATCCCTATCTGGCGGTGATCTAGGCTGGCGCCCCCTGAATGAATTACCAGATATCTTTCAATCATCGGTACAGTCATTAAAACCAGGCGAAATAGCAGGTCCTATTCAAGCACAAAATGGCTTTCATCTCATTCGTTTGTTAGAGAGCCGTGGAAGCTCAGCAACTGCACCTCGTACCGTCACATCTACACACGTGCGACATATTTTAATTAAAACTTCTCCGTTGGTTAGTAATAAGCAAGCCGAACAACGCCTGAGAGAAATCCGTGCTGAAATTTTACGTGGTGGTAACTTTGCTGACCTGGCAAAAAAATATTCACAAGATCCTGGATCTGCTGTCAAAGGCGGTGATCTAGGCTGGACACTGCCCGGTACATTTGATCCAACCTTTGAAACACAAGAAAACAAACTACCGCTTAATCAGCTTAGTTTACCTTTTCAAACTCAATTCGGTTGGCATTTGATACAGGTCTTAGGCCGCGAACAAAAACTACAAACCACCGAGTCACTCACGCGCGAACAAGCGGCACAATGGGTTTATCAGAAAAAATTTCAACAAGCCTTACAAAACTGGTTACGACAATTACGTCGTCAATCGTACGTAAAAATCATGTAA
- a CDS encoding HAD family hydrolase, which produces MNNYKLIIFDFDGTLCATHEAILFCIKKAYETLDKTVPEHDFADATIREGLGMESTLKALSPNLSDAELQKLLDAYETIYLKEGEQKSAPFSKADEVLAELYAAGYILTVVSNKAIAAVNTALKHFALEKYISITVGDTKTLRKKPDPMAYNDFIKVKFPLINPREILMVGDTPADILFAQNIGADSCWAEYGYGDAKSCRALKPTYTIKHLTDILAILL; this is translated from the coding sequence ATGAATAATTATAAACTAATTATCTTTGACTTTGACGGTACACTTTGTGCAACCCACGAAGCAATTCTCTTTTGTATTAAAAAAGCCTATGAAACGCTTGACAAAACTGTCCCCGAGCATGATTTCGCCGATGCAACCATTCGAGAAGGCCTTGGCATGGAAAGCACCCTAAAGGCGCTGAGCCCAAATTTATCAGATGCCGAACTTCAAAAACTACTTGATGCCTACGAAACAATTTATTTAAAAGAAGGGGAACAAAAAAGTGCACCCTTTTCAAAAGCGGATGAGGTATTAGCCGAACTTTATGCTGCAGGTTATATACTCACTGTCGTTAGCAACAAAGCGATTGCCGCTGTTAATACTGCATTAAAGCACTTTGCACTTGAAAAATATATTTCGATAACCGTCGGCGATACTAAAACACTACGTAAAAAGCCTGACCCTATGGCTTATAATGATTTTATTAAAGTAAAATTTCCATTGATAAACCCACGTGAAATATTGATGGTAGGCGATACACCAGCCGATATATTATTCGCACAAAATATTGGCGCTGATTCCTGTTGGGCAGAATATGGCTATGGGGATGCAAAAAGCTGTCGCGCACTCAAGCCCACCTATACCATTAAGCATTTAACCGATATCTTAGCTATTTTACTTTAA